The Taeniopygia guttata chromosome 4A, bTaeGut7.mat, whole genome shotgun sequence genome has a segment encoding these proteins:
- the HDAC8 gene encoding histone deacetylase 8 isoform X2, which translates to MALAAAGCCSWRGGPTAPGAPRGRNCRCRRALPAALRALVPALPAPMAAVPPPVYVYSPEYVTLCDSLCKVPKRASMVHSLIEAYCLLDQMKIVKPKVASMEEMASFHTDAYLQHLQKVSEEGDDDHPESVEYGLGYDCPATEGIFEYAAAVGGATITAAECLLDGKCKVAINWPGGWHHAKKDEASGFCYLNDAVLGILRLRQKFDRVLYIDLDLHHGDGVEDAFSFTSKVMTVSLHKFSPGFFPGTGDVTDVGLGKGRYYSVNVPIQDGIQDEKYYQICESVLKEVYAAFNPDAVVLQLGADTIAGDPMCSFNMTPEGVGKCLKYVLQWQLATLVLGGGASLNTDSDLELKAAWLLWRRGEANKLTLTSQ; encoded by the exons ATGGCCCTGGCAGCAGCCGGCTGCTGTTCCTGGCGGGGCGGGCCTACAGCTCCCGGCGCGCCGCGGGGCCGGAACTGCCGCTGCCGGCGCGCCCTGCCCGCGGCCTTGCGGGCGCTGGTCCCGGCCCTGCCGGCCCCCATGgccgcggtgccgccgccgGTCTACGTGTACAGCCCGGAGTACGTGACCCTCTGCGACTCCCTCTGCAAAGTGCCCAAGCGG GCCAGCATGGTGCACTCACTGATTGAAGCGTATTGCTTGCTTGACCAGATGAA GATAGTCAAGCCAAAAGTGGCCTCCATGGAGGAAATGGCGAGTTTCCATACAGATGCTtacctgcagcacctgcagaagGTCAGCGAGGAGGGGGATGATGACCACCCGGAGTCTGTGGAGTATGGACTGG GTTACGACTGTCCAGCCACTGAAGGGATCTTTGAGtatgcagcagctgtgggaggagCCACCATCACTGCAGCCGAGTGCCTGCTGGATGGCAAGTGCAAAGTAGCAATTAACTGGCCTGGAGGGTGGCATCATGCAAAGAA GGATGAAGCTTCTGGTTTCTGTTACCTGAACGACGCTGTCTTGGGCATCCTGCGACTGCGCCAGAAATTTGACCGTGTCCTTTATATCGATTTGGATTTGCATCACGGGGATG GAGTTGAGGATGCCTTTAGTTTCACCTCAAAAGTCATGACTGTTTCTCTGCACAAATTTTCACCAGGATTTTTCCCGG GCACTGGTGATGTGACAGATGTCGGCCTGGGAAAAGGTCGCTATTACAGCGTGAATGTGCCCATTCAAGATGGCATTCAGGATGAAAAATATTACCAGATCTGTGAATC AGTGCTGAAGGAGGTGTATGCTGCCTTCAACCCCGATGCagttgtgctgcagctgggggcaGACACCATTGCTGGAGACCCCATGTGCTCTTTCAACATGACACCCGAGGGAGTGGGGAAGTGCCTCAAGTATGTCCTGCAGTGGCAGCTAGCAACTCTTGTCCTGGGAGGAG
- the PHKA1 gene encoding phosphorylase b kinase regulatory subunit alpha, skeletal muscle isoform isoform X2, whose product MRSRSNSGVRLDGYGRLVQQTILRHQDAVTGLLPASAEHRDAWVRDNVYSILAVWGLGLAYRKNADRDEDKAKAYELEQSVVKLMQGLLQCMMRQVDKVEAFKYSQSTRDCLHAKYNTHTCATVVGDHEWGHLQMDATSLYLLMLAQMTASGLHIIHSLDEVNFIQNLVFYIEAAYKTADFGIWERGDKTNQGITELNASSVGMAKAALEALDELDLFGAKGGPQSVIRVLSDEVQHCQSILHSMLPRASTSKEVDASVLSVISYPAFAVEDSELVEITKQEIITKLQGRYGCCRFLRDGYRTPKEDPKRLYYEPAELKLFENIECEWPLFWAYLMIDGIFSGNMEQVQEYREALEGVLIKGKNGVRLLPELYSVPPDKVDEEYRNPHTVDRIPMGKLPHMWGQSLYILGCLMAEGFLAPGEIDPLNRRFATVPKPDVVVQVCILAETEGIKAILQKEGINVETVADVYPIRVQPARILSHIYARLGRNKQMCLTGRPYRHMGVLGTSKLYKIRRSIFTFTPQFIDQQQFYLALDNKMIVEMVRTDLSYLCSRWRMTGRPTITFPISHTMLDETSSSVHPTLLAMLRKLQDGYFGGARIQTGKLSEFLTTSCRTHLSFMDPGPEEDTDDEVAQYLDHLLQHTTPQSNLPPTTQRGGLSRFRAAVHTTRDLMSLASKAKDLHVQNVGMYVPSRIFQASQQSVKLLSSLQQPDLDSKSHALYAEMNLPRDEDGNVDCKALVDQLRICPTLQEQADILYMLHMLKGPEWHTGLDSEPGPTVKELLTELYVRVGEARQWALIRYISGILKKKVEALDEACTDLLSHQKHLTVGLPPEPREKTITAPIPYEELVRLIDEASEKNLSVSILTQEIMVYLAMYIRTQPSLFAEMFRIRIGLIIQVMATELAHSLRCSAREATENLMNLSPSDMKNLLYHILSGKEFGVERSVHSEDSSLTTAVSICDMGAGGTTRPERSGLVRLKSEIKQPLSLQSGDTDLRSSLSTGHTELLCKDSFSSKLEEQGSMDSRQGQWQRRRRLDGALNRVPVGFYQNVWKVLQKCHGLSVEGFVLPSSTTREMTPGEMKFAVHVESVLNRVPQPEYRQLLVEAILVLTMLVDMEVHTIGGIIAVEKILHMANDLFYEEQKALGADEQMLERDPSTGICSLLYDSAPSGRFGTMTYLSKSVALYVYDFLPADGCSMQ is encoded by the exons ATGAGGAGCCGGAGCAACTCGGGTGTGCGTCTGGACGGCTACGGGCGCCTGGTGCAGCAGACCATCCTCCGCCACCAG GACGCGGTGACCGGGCTGCTCCCCGCCAGCGCCGAGCACCGGGACGCCTGGGTCCGGGACAACGTGTACAGCATCCTGGCCGTGTGGGGCCTTGGCCTGGCCTACCGCAAGAATGCCGACCGCGACGAGGACAAGGCCAAGGCCTACGAGCTGGAGCAG AGCGTGGTGAAGCTGAtgcaggggctgctccagtGCATGATGAGACAG GTGGATAAGGTAGAGGCCTTCAAGTACAGTCAGAGTACCAGGGACTGCCTGCATGCCAAGTATAACACCCACACCTGTGCCACCGTGGTAGGAGATCACGAATGGGGTCACCTACAGATGGATGCTACCTCCCTCTACCTCCTCATGCTTGCACAAATGACGGCCTCAG GCCTCCACATAATTCACAGCTTGGATGAAGTCAACTTTATCCAGAACCTTGTGTTCTACATTGAAGCTGCCTACAAAACTGCG GACTTTGGCATATGGGAGCGTGGGGACAAGACAAACCAAGGCATCACCGAGCTGAATGCCAGTTCTGTCGGCATGGCCAAG gctgccctggaggCACTGGATGAGCTGGATCTCTTTGGAGCCAAGGGAGGCCCGCAGTCGGTGATACGGGTGCTGTCAGATGAggtgcagcactgccag TCGATCCTCCACTCAATGCTGCCCAGGGCCTCCACATCCAAGGAGGTGGATGCCAGTGTGCTCTCTGTCATCTCCTACCCGGCATTTGCTGTGGAGGACAGCGAGCTGGTAGAAATCACCAAGCAGGAGATAATCACCAAGCTGCAG GGGCGCTATGGCTGCTGCCGCTTCCTCCGGGATGGATACAGGACTCCCAAAGAG GACCCCAAACGCCTCTACTACGAACCTGCTGAGCTGAAGCTCTTTGAGAACATTGAGTGTGAGTGGCCTCTCTTCTGGGCATACTTGATGATTGATGGGATTTTCAGTGGAAACATGGAGCAG GTGCAGGAGTACCGGGAAGCCCTTGAGGGGGTTCTTATCAAGGGGAAGAATGGGGTAcgcctgctgccagagctgtaCAGTGTCCCACCGGATAAG GTGGATGAAGAATACAGGAATCCGCACACTGTGGACAGGATACCCATGGGCAAGCTGCCACACATGTGGGGACAGTCCCTCTACATCCTGGGCTGTCTGATGGCCGAG GGGTTTCTGGCTCCTGGTGAAATAGATCCCCTCAACCGCCGCTTTGCAACTGTCCCTAAACCTGATGTGGTGGTCCAAG TGTGTATCCTGGCTGAAACAGAGGGGATCAAGGCAATCCTGCAGAAGGAGGGCATTAACGTGGAGACTGTGGCAGATGTCTACCCCATCAGAGTGCAGCCTGCTCGCATCCTCAGCCACATCTATGCCCGGCTGG GCCGCAACAAGCAGATGTGCCTTACTGGACGGCCCTACCGGCATATGGGTGTCCTTGGGACCTCCAAGCTCTACAAAATCAGGAGGAGCATCTTTACCTTTACCCCACAG TTCATAGACCAGCAGCAGTTCTACCTGGCTCTTGACAACAAGATGATTGTGGAGATGGTGAGGACGGACCTCTCCTACCTGTGCAGTCGGTGGAGGATGACTGGGCGACCAACCATCACCTTCCCCATCTCCCACACCATGCTCG ATGAGACCAGCAGCAGTGTGCATCCCACGCTGCTGGCGATGCTGCGGAAGCTGCAGGATGGGTATTTCGGCGGTGCAAG AATTCAGACTGGTAAATTGTCGGAGTTCCTGACAACATCATGCCGAACACACCTCAGCTTTATGGACCCTGGGCCAGAGG AGGACACCGACGATGAGGTTGCTCAGTATCTGGATCACCTGCTGCAGCACACGACTCCCCAGTCAAACCTGCCTCCGACCACCCAGCGGGGAGGGCTGAGCCGCTTCAGGGCTGCTGTCCATACCACCCGTGACCTCATGTCCCTGGCATCCAAGGCCAAGGACCTGCATGTCCAGA atgtTGGGATGTATGTCCCCAGCAGGATCTTCCAGGCATCGCAGCAGTCAGTCAAGCTTTTGAGTTCACTCCAGCAGCCTGACTTGGACAGCAAG AGCCATGCACTCTATGCAGAGATGAACTTGCCACGTGATGAGGATGGCAACGTGGACTGCAAGGCACTGGTGGACCAGCTGCGCATCTGCCCCACGCTGCAGGAGCAAGCAGACATCCTTTACATGCTCCACATGCTCAA GGGACCCGAGTGGCACACAGGGCTTGATAGTGAGCCTGGACCCACCGTCAAGGAGCTCCTCACGGAGCTGTATGTGCGGGTGGGGGAGGCACGCCAGTGGGCCCTGATCCGCTACATCTCTGGCATCCTCAAGAAGAAGGTTGAAGCTCTGGATGAG GCCTGTACTGACCTCCTGTCTCACCAGAAACACTTGACAGTGGGGCTGCCCCCAGAGCCACGTGAGAAGACAATCACCGC CCCAATCCCCTATGAGGAACTCGTTCGCCTTATTGATGAAGCCAGTGAGAAGAACCTCAGTGTGTCTATCCTCACCCAG GAGATCATGGTGTACTTGGCCATGTACATACGCACACAGCCTTCACTGTTTGCTGAGATGTTCCGCATCCGCATTGGGCTCATCATCCAGGTGATGGCGACGGAGCTGGCACACTCCCTGCGTTGTTCAG CTAGAGAAGCCACAGAGAACCTGATGAATCTCAGCCCATCAGACATGAAGAATCTCCTCTACCACATCCTCTCTGGCAAGGAGTTTGGGGTGGAAAGGAGTG TGCATTCAGAGGACTCGTCGCTCACCACTGCTGTCTCCATCTGTGACATGGGAGCTGGCGGGACCACCAGGCCTGAGCGCAGTGGCCTCGTCAGGCTGAAAAGTGAAATCAAGCAG CCCCTCAGTTTGCAGTCCGGGGACACCGACCTCAGATCCTCTCTG TCTActgggcacacagagctgctgtgcaagGACTCCTTTTCAAGTAAGCTAGAAGAGCAGGGCAGTATGGACAGCCGGCAGGGCCAGTGGCAGCGGAGGCGCCGCCTGGATGGGGCCCTGAACCGTGTCCCTGTGGGCTTCTACCAGAACGTCTGGAAGGTCCTGCAGAAG TGCCATGGTCTCTCTGTGGAGGGCTTTGTTCTTCCCTCCTCAACAACCAGAGAG ATGACCCCAGGGGAAATGAAGTTTGCTGTGCATGTGGAGTCTGTCCTCAACCGTGTGCCCCAGCCAGAGtacaggcagctgctggtggaAGCGATCTTAGTGCTCACCATGCTGGTGGACATGGAGGTGCACACCATTGGTGGCATCATAGCTGTGGAAAAGATCTTGCACATGGCCAATGACCTCTTCTATGAGGAGCAG AAAGCCCTGGGTGCTGATGAGCAGATGCTGGAGAGGGATCCTTCGACAGGCATCTGCAGCCTGCTGTATGACAGTGCACCGAGCGGCCGCTTTGGCACCATGACCTACCTGTCCAAGTCGGTGGCCTTGTACGTGTACGACTTTCTGCCCGCAGATGGCTGCTCCATGCAGTAG
- the PHKA1 gene encoding phosphorylase b kinase regulatory subunit alpha, skeletal muscle isoform isoform X1, with product MRSRSNSGVRLDGYGRLVQQTILRHQDAVTGLLPASAEHRDAWVRDNVYSILAVWGLGLAYRKNADRDEDKAKAYELEQSVVKLMQGLLQCMMRQVDKVEAFKYSQSTRDCLHAKYNTHTCATVVGDHEWGHLQMDATSLYLLMLAQMTASGLHIIHSLDEVNFIQNLVFYIEAAYKTADFGIWERGDKTNQGITELNASSVGMAKAALEALDELDLFGAKGGPQSVIRVLSDEVQHCQSILHSMLPRASTSKEVDASVLSVISYPAFAVEDSELVEITKQEIITKLQGRYGCCRFLRDGYRTPKEDPKRLYYEPAELKLFENIECEWPLFWAYLMIDGIFSGNMEQVQEYREALEGVLIKGKNGVRLLPELYSVPPDKVDEEYRNPHTVDRIPMGKLPHMWGQSLYILGCLMAEGFLAPGEIDPLNRRFATVPKPDVVVQVCILAETEGIKAILQKEGINVETVADVYPIRVQPARILSHIYARLGRNKQMCLTGRPYRHMGVLGTSKLYKIRRSIFTFTPQFIDQQQFYLALDNKMIVEMVRTDLSYLCSRWRMTGRPTITFPISHTMLDETSSSVHPTLLAMLRKLQDGYFGGARIQTGKLSEFLTTSCRTHLSFMDPGPEEDTDDEVAQYLDHLLQHTTPQSNLPPTTQRGGLSRFRAAVHTTRDLMSLASKAKDLHVQNVGMYVPSRIFQASQQSVKLLSSLQQPDLDSKSHALYAEMNLPRDEDGNVDCKALVDQLRICPTLQEQADILYMLHMLKGPEWHTGLDSEPGPTVKELLTELYVRVGEARQWALIRYISGILKKKVEALDEACTDLLSHQKHLTVGLPPEPREKTITAPIPYEELVRLIDEASEKNLSVSILTQEIMVYLAMYIRTQPSLFAEMFRIRIGLIIQVMATELAHSLRCSAREATENLMNLSPSDMKNLLYHILSGKEFGVERSVHSEDSSLTTAVSICDMGAGGTTRPERSGLVRLKSEIKQQLDKRRQSLPGSKPLSLQSGDTDLRSSLSTGHTELLCKDSFSSKLEEQGSMDSRQGQWQRRRRLDGALNRVPVGFYQNVWKVLQKCHGLSVEGFVLPSSTTREMTPGEMKFAVHVESVLNRVPQPEYRQLLVEAILVLTMLVDMEVHTIGGIIAVEKILHMANDLFYEEQKALGADEQMLERDPSTGICSLLYDSAPSGRFGTMTYLSKSVALYVYDFLPADGCSMQ from the exons ATGAGGAGCCGGAGCAACTCGGGTGTGCGTCTGGACGGCTACGGGCGCCTGGTGCAGCAGACCATCCTCCGCCACCAG GACGCGGTGACCGGGCTGCTCCCCGCCAGCGCCGAGCACCGGGACGCCTGGGTCCGGGACAACGTGTACAGCATCCTGGCCGTGTGGGGCCTTGGCCTGGCCTACCGCAAGAATGCCGACCGCGACGAGGACAAGGCCAAGGCCTACGAGCTGGAGCAG AGCGTGGTGAAGCTGAtgcaggggctgctccagtGCATGATGAGACAG GTGGATAAGGTAGAGGCCTTCAAGTACAGTCAGAGTACCAGGGACTGCCTGCATGCCAAGTATAACACCCACACCTGTGCCACCGTGGTAGGAGATCACGAATGGGGTCACCTACAGATGGATGCTACCTCCCTCTACCTCCTCATGCTTGCACAAATGACGGCCTCAG GCCTCCACATAATTCACAGCTTGGATGAAGTCAACTTTATCCAGAACCTTGTGTTCTACATTGAAGCTGCCTACAAAACTGCG GACTTTGGCATATGGGAGCGTGGGGACAAGACAAACCAAGGCATCACCGAGCTGAATGCCAGTTCTGTCGGCATGGCCAAG gctgccctggaggCACTGGATGAGCTGGATCTCTTTGGAGCCAAGGGAGGCCCGCAGTCGGTGATACGGGTGCTGTCAGATGAggtgcagcactgccag TCGATCCTCCACTCAATGCTGCCCAGGGCCTCCACATCCAAGGAGGTGGATGCCAGTGTGCTCTCTGTCATCTCCTACCCGGCATTTGCTGTGGAGGACAGCGAGCTGGTAGAAATCACCAAGCAGGAGATAATCACCAAGCTGCAG GGGCGCTATGGCTGCTGCCGCTTCCTCCGGGATGGATACAGGACTCCCAAAGAG GACCCCAAACGCCTCTACTACGAACCTGCTGAGCTGAAGCTCTTTGAGAACATTGAGTGTGAGTGGCCTCTCTTCTGGGCATACTTGATGATTGATGGGATTTTCAGTGGAAACATGGAGCAG GTGCAGGAGTACCGGGAAGCCCTTGAGGGGGTTCTTATCAAGGGGAAGAATGGGGTAcgcctgctgccagagctgtaCAGTGTCCCACCGGATAAG GTGGATGAAGAATACAGGAATCCGCACACTGTGGACAGGATACCCATGGGCAAGCTGCCACACATGTGGGGACAGTCCCTCTACATCCTGGGCTGTCTGATGGCCGAG GGGTTTCTGGCTCCTGGTGAAATAGATCCCCTCAACCGCCGCTTTGCAACTGTCCCTAAACCTGATGTGGTGGTCCAAG TGTGTATCCTGGCTGAAACAGAGGGGATCAAGGCAATCCTGCAGAAGGAGGGCATTAACGTGGAGACTGTGGCAGATGTCTACCCCATCAGAGTGCAGCCTGCTCGCATCCTCAGCCACATCTATGCCCGGCTGG GCCGCAACAAGCAGATGTGCCTTACTGGACGGCCCTACCGGCATATGGGTGTCCTTGGGACCTCCAAGCTCTACAAAATCAGGAGGAGCATCTTTACCTTTACCCCACAG TTCATAGACCAGCAGCAGTTCTACCTGGCTCTTGACAACAAGATGATTGTGGAGATGGTGAGGACGGACCTCTCCTACCTGTGCAGTCGGTGGAGGATGACTGGGCGACCAACCATCACCTTCCCCATCTCCCACACCATGCTCG ATGAGACCAGCAGCAGTGTGCATCCCACGCTGCTGGCGATGCTGCGGAAGCTGCAGGATGGGTATTTCGGCGGTGCAAG AATTCAGACTGGTAAATTGTCGGAGTTCCTGACAACATCATGCCGAACACACCTCAGCTTTATGGACCCTGGGCCAGAGG AGGACACCGACGATGAGGTTGCTCAGTATCTGGATCACCTGCTGCAGCACACGACTCCCCAGTCAAACCTGCCTCCGACCACCCAGCGGGGAGGGCTGAGCCGCTTCAGGGCTGCTGTCCATACCACCCGTGACCTCATGTCCCTGGCATCCAAGGCCAAGGACCTGCATGTCCAGA atgtTGGGATGTATGTCCCCAGCAGGATCTTCCAGGCATCGCAGCAGTCAGTCAAGCTTTTGAGTTCACTCCAGCAGCCTGACTTGGACAGCAAG AGCCATGCACTCTATGCAGAGATGAACTTGCCACGTGATGAGGATGGCAACGTGGACTGCAAGGCACTGGTGGACCAGCTGCGCATCTGCCCCACGCTGCAGGAGCAAGCAGACATCCTTTACATGCTCCACATGCTCAA GGGACCCGAGTGGCACACAGGGCTTGATAGTGAGCCTGGACCCACCGTCAAGGAGCTCCTCACGGAGCTGTATGTGCGGGTGGGGGAGGCACGCCAGTGGGCCCTGATCCGCTACATCTCTGGCATCCTCAAGAAGAAGGTTGAAGCTCTGGATGAG GCCTGTACTGACCTCCTGTCTCACCAGAAACACTTGACAGTGGGGCTGCCCCCAGAGCCACGTGAGAAGACAATCACCGC CCCAATCCCCTATGAGGAACTCGTTCGCCTTATTGATGAAGCCAGTGAGAAGAACCTCAGTGTGTCTATCCTCACCCAG GAGATCATGGTGTACTTGGCCATGTACATACGCACACAGCCTTCACTGTTTGCTGAGATGTTCCGCATCCGCATTGGGCTCATCATCCAGGTGATGGCGACGGAGCTGGCACACTCCCTGCGTTGTTCAG CTAGAGAAGCCACAGAGAACCTGATGAATCTCAGCCCATCAGACATGAAGAATCTCCTCTACCACATCCTCTCTGGCAAGGAGTTTGGGGTGGAAAGGAGTG TGCATTCAGAGGACTCGTCGCTCACCACTGCTGTCTCCATCTGTGACATGGGAGCTGGCGGGACCACCAGGCCTGAGCGCAGTGGCCTCGTCAGGCTGAAAAGTGAAATCAAGCAG CAATTGGATAAACGTAGGCAGTCTCTGCCTGGGAGTAAG CCCCTCAGTTTGCAGTCCGGGGACACCGACCTCAGATCCTCTCTG TCTActgggcacacagagctgctgtgcaagGACTCCTTTTCAAGTAAGCTAGAAGAGCAGGGCAGTATGGACAGCCGGCAGGGCCAGTGGCAGCGGAGGCGCCGCCTGGATGGGGCCCTGAACCGTGTCCCTGTGGGCTTCTACCAGAACGTCTGGAAGGTCCTGCAGAAG TGCCATGGTCTCTCTGTGGAGGGCTTTGTTCTTCCCTCCTCAACAACCAGAGAG ATGACCCCAGGGGAAATGAAGTTTGCTGTGCATGTGGAGTCTGTCCTCAACCGTGTGCCCCAGCCAGAGtacaggcagctgctggtggaAGCGATCTTAGTGCTCACCATGCTGGTGGACATGGAGGTGCACACCATTGGTGGCATCATAGCTGTGGAAAAGATCTTGCACATGGCCAATGACCTCTTCTATGAGGAGCAG AAAGCCCTGGGTGCTGATGAGCAGATGCTGGAGAGGGATCCTTCGACAGGCATCTGCAGCCTGCTGTATGACAGTGCACCGAGCGGCCGCTTTGGCACCATGACCTACCTGTCCAAGTCGGTGGCCTTGTACGTGTACGACTTTCTGCCCGCAGATGGCTGCTCCATGCAGTAG
- the BMP15 gene encoding bone morphogenetic protein 15: protein MAMPYPFTSLLLLLFVVPLSQAANQSLLPLGSLPAVPTLPLLQALQTRAPGGPGWQVRPASGQPLRYMLNLYRRAADPEGRPRRSRSLGTNTVRLVQATSHGGQPWAGRRYLQALTYHVESQPEVEHLLRATVVYLPSLSLAHGRLLCTLELVTADEAPRVLSPTARPRRGWAEVDVTPYLVLGNSSVGSLALQHVCVRAGRAGGHNASVAPGHPFLLLYLNDTQAGLAPPSAEPRRRRRDTGTLAHDLPSYLREQGGEKSDCSLHSFPVSFAQLGWDHWIIAPHRYNPRYCKGTCPHLLRYDYHAPNHAVVQSFVHQLVDANVPRPSCVPYRYSPISVLMIERNGGILYKEFENMIAESCTCR, encoded by the exons ATGGCTATGCCCTACCCTTTcaccagcctcctcctcctcctctttgttGTGCCCCTTTCCCAGGCTGCAAACCAGTCCCTACTGCCCCTtggctccctgcctgctgtccccaccctgcccctcctgcaggCCCTGCAAACACGGGCTCCAGGCGGCCCAGGCTGGCAAGTGAGGCCAGCCAGTGGGCAGCCCCTGCGCTACATGCTGAATCTGTACCGGCGTGCTGCTGACCCCGAAGGCCGACCCCGCCGCAGCCGCAGCCTCGGCACCAACACCGTCCGCCTGGTCCAGGCCACTTCCCACGGGGGTCAGCCCTGGGCAG GTCGCCGGTACTTGCAGGCCCTCACCTACCATGTGGAGAGCCAGCCGGAGGTTGAGCACCTCCTCAGAGCTACTGTGGTTTACCTGCCCAGTCTGTCACTGGCCCATGGTCGCCTCCTCTGCACTCTGGAGCTGGTAACAGCTGATGAGGCACCCAGGGTGCTCAGCCCTACTGCCCGTCCCCGCCGTGGCTGGGCTGAAGTTGACGTCACCCCTTACCTAGTGCTGGGGAACAGCAGCGTGGGgagcctggcactgcagcatGTCTGTGTGCGTGCTGGCCGAGCAGGAGGCCACAATGCCTCAGTGGCCCCTGGCCaccctttcctccttctctaCCTTAACGATACCCAGGCAGGGTTGGCACCTCCGTCAGCAGAGCCCCGCCGGCGCCGACGTGATACAGGGACACTGGCTCATGACCTGCCCAGCTACCTgcgggagcagggaggggagaagaGTGACTGTTCCCTCCACTCCTTCCCTGTCAGTTttgctcagctgggctgggaccACTGGATCATCGCTCCTCACCGCTACAACCCACGCTACTGCAAGGGCACCTGTCCCCACCTGCTCCGCTATGACTACCACGCACCCAACCATGCTGTGGTGCAGAGTTTTGTCCATCAGCTTGTGGATGCCAACGTGCCCCGGCCCTCCTGTGTGCCCTATCGCTACAGCCCCATCAGTGTCCTCATGATTGAGCGCAATGGAGGCATACTGTACAAGGAGTTTGAGAACATGATTGCAGAGTCCTGCACTTGCCGGTAA